One Salvia splendens isolate huo1 chromosome 12, SspV2, whole genome shotgun sequence genomic window carries:
- the LOC121758812 gene encoding potassium transporter 7-like isoform X1: MTEEGSERENKGLTSMDSMESRWVYQDEEGSEIDNDGGLESPQRDSDDEDNAEQRLIRTGPRIDSFDVEALEVPGAHRNDFESQDATLGRRIGLAFQTLGVVFGDVGTSPLYTFSVMFSKAPVNGDEDVIGALSLVLYTLILTSLVKYVLIVLWANDDGEGGTFALYSLICRHAKVSLLPNQLPSDARISSFRLKVPSAELERSLKIKERLESSHTLKKLLLILVLAGTSMVIADGVVTPAMSVISAVGGLDVGISGFEQEHVVMISVAFLIILFSVQRYGTSKVGIVVGPALFIWFCSLGGIGIYNLVKYDSKVLRAFNPIHIYYFFKRNSTKAWYSLGGCILCATGSEAMFADLCYFSVRSVQLTFVFLVLPCLLLGYLGQAAYLMENHADTTQAFFSSVPSGAYWPVFLIANVAALIASRAMTTATFSCIKQSTALGCFPRLKIIHTSRKFMGQIYIPVMNWFLLALTLVLVCNISSIYEIGNAYGIAEVGVMMMTTILVTLVMLLIWQINIFIVLSFVIIFLGIELTFLSSVLWSVGDGSWIILVFAIVIFLIMYIWNYGSKLKYETEVKQKMSMDVLRELGPDLGTVRAPGIGLIYNELAKGVPAIFGHFLTTLPAVHSMMIFVCIKYVPVSVVPQSERFLFRRVCPKSYHIFRCVARYGYKDVRKENHQTFEQLLIESLEKFIRREAQERSLESDDDDSDAEGENFSRILIAPNGSVYSLAVPLLEEFKDTSNFIPEGSAVKEQQQAQTDEITLDAEQSLEKELSFLRKAKESGVVYLLGHGDIRARKDSWFIKKLVINYFYAFLRKNSRRGTANLSVPHSHLIQVGMTYMV; the protein is encoded by the exons atgacgGAGGAGGGATCGGAGAGGGAGAACAAGGGGTTAACCTCGATGGATTCGATGGAGTCGCGCTGGGTGTATCAGGATGAGGAGGGCTCGGAGATCGACAACGACGGCGGCTTGGAATCGCCGCAGAGGGATTCCGACGACGAGGATAATGCGGAGCAGAGGTTGATTCGCACGGGGCCTAGGATTGATTCATTTGATGTCGAAGCGCTCGAAGTTCCCGGAGCTCATAGAAATGATTTTGAG tcaCAGGATGCCACTTTAGGCAGGAGAATAGGACTTGCATTTCAGACACTTGGTGTTGTTTTTGGTGATGTGGGGACTAGTCCTTTATATACCTTCAGCGTAATGTTCAGCAAGGCACCTGTAAACGGGGATGAAGATGTTATTGGGGCATTGTCTCTAGTTTTGTACACGTTAATTCTGACTTCACTGGTCAAGTATGTGCTCATTGTTCTTTGGGCGAACGATGATGGCGAAG GTGGTACATTTGCTCTCTACTCATTGATATGCCGGCATGCCAAAGTCAGTCTTCTTCCAAACCAGTTGCCTTCAGATGCTCGAATATCAAGCTTCAGGCTTAAAGTGCCATCAGCAGAACTGGAGAGGTCCTTGAAAATAAAGGAAAGACTTGAATCTTCTCACACATTGAAAAAGCTTCTTCTTATATTGGTTCTTGCTGGTACTTCTATGGTGATAGCTGATGGTGTGGTTACACCTGCTATGTCAG TTATATCTGCTGTTGGTGGGTTGGATGTTGGAATCTCTGGGTTTGAGCAAG AGCATGTCGTGATGATCTCGGTTGCATTTCTTATAATTTTATTCAGTGTACAGAGGTATGGAACAAGTAAAGTCGGGATTGTAGTGGGTCCTGCCTTGTTTATATGGTTTTGTTCTCTTGGAGGCATTGGCATATACAACCTTGTCAAGTACGACAGTAAGGTTCTGCGGGCATTTAATCCaatacatatttattatttcttcaAGCGCAATTCAACAAAGGCATGGTATTCTCTAGGGGGCTGTATTCTTTGTGCAACAG GTTCCGAGGCAATGTTTGCAGATCTTTGCTATTTCTCTGTAAGATCAGTGCAG CTTACATTTGTGTTCCTTGTATTACCTTGCCTTCTGCTGGGTTACCTGGGCCAAGCTGCATATCTTATGGAGAATCATGCTGATACTACACAGGCCTTCTTCTCTTCTGTTCCAA GTGGAGCTTATTGGCCCGTTTTTCTCATAGCTAATGTAGCAGCACTGATTGCTAGTAGGGCCATGACAACAGCAACTTTCTCTTGTATTAAACAATCCACAGCACTCGGATGTTTTCCTCGTCTTAAGATTATACATACCTCGAGGAAATTCATGGGCCAAATTTATATTCCAGTCATGAACTGGTTTTTGCTCGCTCTAACACTGGTGTTAGTCTGCAATATCTCAAGTATATATGAGATTGGAAATGCATATG GCATTGCTGAAGTCGGTGTTATGATGATGACTACAATCTTAGTAACCCTTGTGATGCTTCTCATCTGGCAGATAAACATTTTCATTGTTCTGAGTTTTGTTATCATTTTCTTGGGAATAGAGCTGACTTTCCTTTCTTCAGTTTTGTGGAGTGTGGGGGATGGAAGTTGGATTATATTGGTATTTGCCATTGTCATATTCCTCATTATGTATATTTGGAACTATGGTAGCAAGCTAAAATATGAGACAGAGGTGAAGCAAAAGATGTCAATGGATGTGCTCCGAGAACTAGGTCCTGACCTTGGAACTGTTAGGGCTCCTGGAATTGGCTTGATTTACAACGAGCTGGCGAAGGGGGTACCAGCTATATTTGGGCATTTCCTGACCACACTACCTGCTGTGCATTCAATGATGATATTTGTGTGTATAAAGTATGTTCCTGTATCTGTTGTCCCTCAAAGTGAAAGGTTTCTGTTTAGACGAGTCTGCCCCAAAAGCTACCACATATTTCGTTGTGTTGCCAG ATATGGATACAAGGATGTTCGCAAAGAAAACCACCAGACCTTTGAGCAATTGCTGATTGAGTCTCTTGAGAAGTTCATTCGGCGGGAAGCTCAGGAGAGATCGCTagagagtgatgatgatgactCCGATGCTGAGGGAGAGAATTTCTCTAGAATTCTAATAGCTCCAAACGGGAGTGTATATTCCCTCGCTGTCCCTCTCCTAGAGGAGTTCAAGGATACAAGCAATTTCATCCCAGAAGGAAGCGCAGTGAAGGAACAGCAGCAGGCACAAACAGATGAGATCACACTTGATGCGGAGCAAAGCCTCGAGAAAGAGCTGTCCTTCTTACGCAAGGCAAAGGAGTCCGGTGTGGTATACCTTCTCGGGCATGGAGATATCCGAGCAAGGAAGGATTCTTGGTTCATAAAGAAGCTCGTCATCAATTATTTTTACGCGTTCTTGAGAAAGAACAGCAGGAGGGGGACGGCGAATTTGAGCGTTCCGCACTCGCATCTGATACAGGTAGGCATGACGTACATGGTGTGA
- the LOC121757107 gene encoding CD2 antigen cytoplasmic tail-binding protein 2-like isoform X2: MEKRVRFPKGKKVKQGDHVAGAAPGDDAPVAKDPSVAARNRSVRRTKFQKVLTEEYADAETFGFATDVRKAEFQYQDNEEFIDEGVPLEPFNLEQEREEGYFDDNGNYVEYMKKQIKDAWLDGVDLCEKYVEKSSTPMNNDEKPHDLSTEELAVINRRIADALEPGETVLRALRRLKGSTDKRQKMSAETKNLFDQLTEDAMKLMENGDYNVYDEKQEHFEREAEGYEKLINARKHGLPEGLGKETTEDMFDMFGDDEGKAADTPVTTGNGSFSVQAVEGGEMQDDYVYDESSGYYYNSNLGYYYDPSTGLYGCAATGKWYSYNEESGAYDEIQQDVDANAAAGMS; this comes from the exons AT GGAGAAGAGGGTGAGGTTTCCTAAAGGGAAGAAGGTGAAGCAGGGAGATCATGTTGCAGGTGCTGCACCGGGCGACGATGCTCCAGTTGCGAAGGATCCTAGCGTTGCTGCCAGAAATCGTTCCGTGAGAAGAACTAAGTTTCAGAAAGTGCTTACTGAAGAGTATGCTGATGCTGAAACCTTTGGTTTTGCAACTGATGTGAGGAAAGCAGAATTCCAGTACCAG GACAATGAGGAATTTATTGATGAAGGCGTCCCATTAGAACCTTTTAATCTCGAACAAGAGAGAGAAGAGGGCTACTTTGATGATAATGGAAATTACGTTGAATACATGAAAAAGCAAATTAAG GATGCCTGGCTTGATGGTGTGGATTTGTGTGAAAAGTATGTTGAAAAGAGTTCTACGCCCATGAATAATGATGAGAAACCTCATGACCTATCAACCGAAGAGCTTGCAGTAATTAATCGGCGGATTGCAGATGCTCTTGAGCCTGGAGAAACA GTTTTGCGTGCTTTGAGGAGATTAAAGGGTTCTACTGATAAGAGGCAAAAGATGTCTGCAGAGACCAAAAATCTATTTGATCAGCTAACTGAAGATGCCATGAAACTGATGGAGAATGGCGATTATA ATGTCTATGATGAAAAGCAGGAACATTTTGAGCGTGAAGCAG AGGGTTATGAGAAATTAATCAATGCTAGAAAGCATGGTCTCCCAGAAGGTCTGGGCAAAGAGACAACTGAAGACATGTTTGATATGTTTGGAGACGATGAAGGGAAGGCTGCGGATACTCCCGTCACTACTGGGAATGGGTCATTTTCGGTCCAGGCCGTTGAGG GTGGAGAGATGCAGGATGACTATGTATATGATGAGTCTTCTGG ATATTACTACAACAGCAATTTGGGCTACTATTATGATCCATCCACGGGATTGTATGGCTGTGCAGCAACTGGGAAATG GTATTCTTATAACGAAGAATCAGGGGCGTACGATGAAATTCAACAGGATGTGGACGCGAATGCTGCTGCAGGGATGAGTTGA
- the LOC121757107 gene encoding CD2 antigen cytoplasmic tail-binding protein 2-like isoform X1, which translates to MAEEGSSRGGLKRSFVEDDESSKAPPEKRVRFPKGKKVKQGDHVAGAAPGDDAPVAKDPSVAARNRSVRRTKFQKVLTEEYADAETFGFATDVRKAEFQYQDNEEFIDEGVPLEPFNLEQEREEGYFDDNGNYVEYMKKQIKDAWLDGVDLCEKYVEKSSTPMNNDEKPHDLSTEELAVINRRIADALEPGETVLRALRRLKGSTDKRQKMSAETKNLFDQLTEDAMKLMENGDYNVYDEKQEHFEREAEGYEKLINARKHGLPEGLGKETTEDMFDMFGDDEGKAADTPVTTGNGSFSVQAVEGGEMQDDYVYDESSGYYYNSNLGYYYDPSTGLYGCAATGKWYSYNEESGAYDEIQQDVDANAAAGMS; encoded by the exons ATGGCGGAAGAAGGATCATCGCGCGGCGGCCTGAAGCGCTCCTTCGTCGAAGACGATGAATCAAGCAAAGCCCCGCC GGAGAAGAGGGTGAGGTTTCCTAAAGGGAAGAAGGTGAAGCAGGGAGATCATGTTGCAGGTGCTGCACCGGGCGACGATGCTCCAGTTGCGAAGGATCCTAGCGTTGCTGCCAGAAATCGTTCCGTGAGAAGAACTAAGTTTCAGAAAGTGCTTACTGAAGAGTATGCTGATGCTGAAACCTTTGGTTTTGCAACTGATGTGAGGAAAGCAGAATTCCAGTACCAG GACAATGAGGAATTTATTGATGAAGGCGTCCCATTAGAACCTTTTAATCTCGAACAAGAGAGAGAAGAGGGCTACTTTGATGATAATGGAAATTACGTTGAATACATGAAAAAGCAAATTAAG GATGCCTGGCTTGATGGTGTGGATTTGTGTGAAAAGTATGTTGAAAAGAGTTCTACGCCCATGAATAATGATGAGAAACCTCATGACCTATCAACCGAAGAGCTTGCAGTAATTAATCGGCGGATTGCAGATGCTCTTGAGCCTGGAGAAACA GTTTTGCGTGCTTTGAGGAGATTAAAGGGTTCTACTGATAAGAGGCAAAAGATGTCTGCAGAGACCAAAAATCTATTTGATCAGCTAACTGAAGATGCCATGAAACTGATGGAGAATGGCGATTATA ATGTCTATGATGAAAAGCAGGAACATTTTGAGCGTGAAGCAG AGGGTTATGAGAAATTAATCAATGCTAGAAAGCATGGTCTCCCAGAAGGTCTGGGCAAAGAGACAACTGAAGACATGTTTGATATGTTTGGAGACGATGAAGGGAAGGCTGCGGATACTCCCGTCACTACTGGGAATGGGTCATTTTCGGTCCAGGCCGTTGAGG GTGGAGAGATGCAGGATGACTATGTATATGATGAGTCTTCTGG ATATTACTACAACAGCAATTTGGGCTACTATTATGATCCATCCACGGGATTGTATGGCTGTGCAGCAACTGGGAAATG GTATTCTTATAACGAAGAATCAGGGGCGTACGATGAAATTCAACAGGATGTGGACGCGAATGCTGCTGCAGGGATGAGTTGA
- the LOC121758812 gene encoding potassium transporter 7-like isoform X2, protein MTEEGSERENKGLTSMDSMESRWVYQDEEGSEIDNDGGLESPQRDSDDEDNAEQRLIRTGPRIDSFDVEALEVPGAHRNDFEDATLGRRIGLAFQTLGVVFGDVGTSPLYTFSVMFSKAPVNGDEDVIGALSLVLYTLILTSLVKYVLIVLWANDDGEGGTFALYSLICRHAKVSLLPNQLPSDARISSFRLKVPSAELERSLKIKERLESSHTLKKLLLILVLAGTSMVIADGVVTPAMSVISAVGGLDVGISGFEQEHVVMISVAFLIILFSVQRYGTSKVGIVVGPALFIWFCSLGGIGIYNLVKYDSKVLRAFNPIHIYYFFKRNSTKAWYSLGGCILCATGSEAMFADLCYFSVRSVQLTFVFLVLPCLLLGYLGQAAYLMENHADTTQAFFSSVPSGAYWPVFLIANVAALIASRAMTTATFSCIKQSTALGCFPRLKIIHTSRKFMGQIYIPVMNWFLLALTLVLVCNISSIYEIGNAYGIAEVGVMMMTTILVTLVMLLIWQINIFIVLSFVIIFLGIELTFLSSVLWSVGDGSWIILVFAIVIFLIMYIWNYGSKLKYETEVKQKMSMDVLRELGPDLGTVRAPGIGLIYNELAKGVPAIFGHFLTTLPAVHSMMIFVCIKYVPVSVVPQSERFLFRRVCPKSYHIFRCVARYGYKDVRKENHQTFEQLLIESLEKFIRREAQERSLESDDDDSDAEGENFSRILIAPNGSVYSLAVPLLEEFKDTSNFIPEGSAVKEQQQAQTDEITLDAEQSLEKELSFLRKAKESGVVYLLGHGDIRARKDSWFIKKLVINYFYAFLRKNSRRGTANLSVPHSHLIQVGMTYMV, encoded by the exons atgacgGAGGAGGGATCGGAGAGGGAGAACAAGGGGTTAACCTCGATGGATTCGATGGAGTCGCGCTGGGTGTATCAGGATGAGGAGGGCTCGGAGATCGACAACGACGGCGGCTTGGAATCGCCGCAGAGGGATTCCGACGACGAGGATAATGCGGAGCAGAGGTTGATTCGCACGGGGCCTAGGATTGATTCATTTGATGTCGAAGCGCTCGAAGTTCCCGGAGCTCATAGAAATGATTTTGAG GATGCCACTTTAGGCAGGAGAATAGGACTTGCATTTCAGACACTTGGTGTTGTTTTTGGTGATGTGGGGACTAGTCCTTTATATACCTTCAGCGTAATGTTCAGCAAGGCACCTGTAAACGGGGATGAAGATGTTATTGGGGCATTGTCTCTAGTTTTGTACACGTTAATTCTGACTTCACTGGTCAAGTATGTGCTCATTGTTCTTTGGGCGAACGATGATGGCGAAG GTGGTACATTTGCTCTCTACTCATTGATATGCCGGCATGCCAAAGTCAGTCTTCTTCCAAACCAGTTGCCTTCAGATGCTCGAATATCAAGCTTCAGGCTTAAAGTGCCATCAGCAGAACTGGAGAGGTCCTTGAAAATAAAGGAAAGACTTGAATCTTCTCACACATTGAAAAAGCTTCTTCTTATATTGGTTCTTGCTGGTACTTCTATGGTGATAGCTGATGGTGTGGTTACACCTGCTATGTCAG TTATATCTGCTGTTGGTGGGTTGGATGTTGGAATCTCTGGGTTTGAGCAAG AGCATGTCGTGATGATCTCGGTTGCATTTCTTATAATTTTATTCAGTGTACAGAGGTATGGAACAAGTAAAGTCGGGATTGTAGTGGGTCCTGCCTTGTTTATATGGTTTTGTTCTCTTGGAGGCATTGGCATATACAACCTTGTCAAGTACGACAGTAAGGTTCTGCGGGCATTTAATCCaatacatatttattatttcttcaAGCGCAATTCAACAAAGGCATGGTATTCTCTAGGGGGCTGTATTCTTTGTGCAACAG GTTCCGAGGCAATGTTTGCAGATCTTTGCTATTTCTCTGTAAGATCAGTGCAG CTTACATTTGTGTTCCTTGTATTACCTTGCCTTCTGCTGGGTTACCTGGGCCAAGCTGCATATCTTATGGAGAATCATGCTGATACTACACAGGCCTTCTTCTCTTCTGTTCCAA GTGGAGCTTATTGGCCCGTTTTTCTCATAGCTAATGTAGCAGCACTGATTGCTAGTAGGGCCATGACAACAGCAACTTTCTCTTGTATTAAACAATCCACAGCACTCGGATGTTTTCCTCGTCTTAAGATTATACATACCTCGAGGAAATTCATGGGCCAAATTTATATTCCAGTCATGAACTGGTTTTTGCTCGCTCTAACACTGGTGTTAGTCTGCAATATCTCAAGTATATATGAGATTGGAAATGCATATG GCATTGCTGAAGTCGGTGTTATGATGATGACTACAATCTTAGTAACCCTTGTGATGCTTCTCATCTGGCAGATAAACATTTTCATTGTTCTGAGTTTTGTTATCATTTTCTTGGGAATAGAGCTGACTTTCCTTTCTTCAGTTTTGTGGAGTGTGGGGGATGGAAGTTGGATTATATTGGTATTTGCCATTGTCATATTCCTCATTATGTATATTTGGAACTATGGTAGCAAGCTAAAATATGAGACAGAGGTGAAGCAAAAGATGTCAATGGATGTGCTCCGAGAACTAGGTCCTGACCTTGGAACTGTTAGGGCTCCTGGAATTGGCTTGATTTACAACGAGCTGGCGAAGGGGGTACCAGCTATATTTGGGCATTTCCTGACCACACTACCTGCTGTGCATTCAATGATGATATTTGTGTGTATAAAGTATGTTCCTGTATCTGTTGTCCCTCAAAGTGAAAGGTTTCTGTTTAGACGAGTCTGCCCCAAAAGCTACCACATATTTCGTTGTGTTGCCAG ATATGGATACAAGGATGTTCGCAAAGAAAACCACCAGACCTTTGAGCAATTGCTGATTGAGTCTCTTGAGAAGTTCATTCGGCGGGAAGCTCAGGAGAGATCGCTagagagtgatgatgatgactCCGATGCTGAGGGAGAGAATTTCTCTAGAATTCTAATAGCTCCAAACGGGAGTGTATATTCCCTCGCTGTCCCTCTCCTAGAGGAGTTCAAGGATACAAGCAATTTCATCCCAGAAGGAAGCGCAGTGAAGGAACAGCAGCAGGCACAAACAGATGAGATCACACTTGATGCGGAGCAAAGCCTCGAGAAAGAGCTGTCCTTCTTACGCAAGGCAAAGGAGTCCGGTGTGGTATACCTTCTCGGGCATGGAGATATCCGAGCAAGGAAGGATTCTTGGTTCATAAAGAAGCTCGTCATCAATTATTTTTACGCGTTCTTGAGAAAGAACAGCAGGAGGGGGACGGCGAATTTGAGCGTTCCGCACTCGCATCTGATACAGGTAGGCATGACGTACATGGTGTGA